A window of candidate division KSB1 bacterium contains these coding sequences:
- a CDS encoding NADH-quinone oxidoreductase subunit NuoF → MQNSYQEIFTNCWHSTENPCQFFIDCVNNGQKCHQSDASDKRLDAFKNEILLNHHQHPVVLIGMGTCGLANGAAKVYDAFKQQIDALNQKIDLVQTGCVGYCAREVIVDVKLPGSHRLTYCEVQPKDVPTIVEETLLNHRPVTDKLLAFHNVGGEQKGWDHVLEMKETPFFKKQQKNVLENCGIIDPEEIDQYLARGGYQGLSKALWQLDAPGVIQQVLDGGLRGRGGGGFPTGKKWQLAYNSPGEQKYVVCNADEGDPGAFMDRAVLEGDPHKVVEGMILAAYAIGASVGYIYCRAEYPLAIRRLEKTIQDAKAYGLLGKNILGSGFNFELKIKKGAGAFVCGEETALLHSIEGKRGMPRPRPPYPSDEGLFGCPTIINNVETYANVPVLIRNGSKWYSDIGTEGSKGTKVFALSGTVKNVGLVEVPMGVTLREIIFDIGGGIQDDKPFKAVQIGGPSGGALPDSVIDTPVDYESLKSIGAMMGSGGLVVMDESTCMVDLAKYFMTFIQSESCGKCIPCREGTKRLLEILERLTESHRSEKTVEESLLRFQGMVYLERLADVIKNTSLCGLGQTAANPVLSTLKYFREEYESHLYDRKCPAGSCRQLLTYRIDTDKCTGCTLCARKCPENAILGERKKAHYIIDEKCIRCDQCRANCKFDAIVVE, encoded by the coding sequence TTGCAGAATTCATATCAGGAGATTTTCACCAATTGCTGGCATAGTACGGAAAATCCCTGTCAATTTTTTATAGATTGTGTCAACAACGGACAAAAATGTCATCAGTCCGACGCCAGCGACAAACGACTCGATGCCTTTAAAAACGAGATTTTGTTAAACCATCATCAACATCCTGTTGTGTTGATCGGCATGGGAACCTGCGGACTTGCCAACGGCGCCGCCAAAGTTTATGATGCCTTTAAGCAGCAGATCGATGCCCTCAATCAAAAAATCGATTTGGTGCAGACCGGATGTGTCGGATATTGTGCCAGGGAAGTGATTGTCGATGTAAAACTTCCGGGTTCGCACCGGCTAACCTATTGTGAGGTGCAGCCTAAAGATGTTCCGACTATTGTTGAAGAAACACTGCTCAACCACCGGCCTGTGACCGACAAGCTGCTGGCGTTTCACAATGTCGGCGGCGAGCAAAAGGGCTGGGATCATGTTCTTGAAATGAAAGAAACCCCGTTTTTCAAAAAACAGCAGAAAAACGTACTGGAAAACTGCGGCATAATCGATCCGGAAGAAATCGATCAATATTTGGCGCGCGGCGGTTATCAGGGATTATCCAAAGCGCTGTGGCAGCTGGACGCGCCCGGCGTCATCCAGCAAGTCCTGGACGGCGGTTTGCGCGGCCGCGGCGGCGGCGGTTTTCCCACCGGTAAAAAATGGCAACTCGCCTACAATTCACCCGGTGAGCAGAAATATGTGGTTTGTAATGCAGACGAAGGCGATCCCGGCGCGTTCATGGACCGAGCGGTGCTGGAAGGCGATCCGCACAAGGTGGTTGAGGGCATGATCCTGGCTGCCTATGCGATCGGCGCCAGTGTGGGATATATTTACTGTCGTGCTGAGTATCCGCTGGCCATTCGCCGGCTGGAAAAAACCATCCAGGATGCCAAAGCCTATGGACTGCTTGGAAAGAATATACTGGGCAGCGGGTTCAACTTTGAACTCAAGATCAAAAAAGGCGCGGGCGCCTTTGTGTGCGGCGAAGAAACAGCGCTGCTGCATTCAATTGAAGGCAAGCGGGGTATGCCCCGGCCGCGTCCCCCTTATCCGTCTGATGAAGGCCTGTTCGGCTGTCCTACCATCATCAATAACGTGGAAACCTATGCCAATGTACCGGTGCTGATCCGAAACGGCAGCAAATGGTACTCGGATATCGGCACCGAAGGCTCCAAGGGGACCAAAGTGTTTGCCCTCTCCGGCACGGTCAAAAATGTCGGACTGGTTGAAGTGCCTATGGGTGTGACCCTGCGTGAAATTATTTTCGATATCGGCGGCGGCATTCAGGATGACAAGCCGTTCAAAGCCGTACAGATCGGCGGTCCGTCCGGCGGCGCATTGCCGGATTCGGTGATCGATACTCCGGTCGATTACGAGTCACTGAAAAGCATCGGCGCCATGATGGGCTCCGGTGGTCTGGTGGTCATGGACGAGTCCACCTGTATGGTGGATCTGGCCAAATATTTTATGACATTCATCCAGTCCGAGAGCTGCGGCAAGTGTATACCCTGCCGGGAAGGCACCAAACGGCTTTTGGAAATCCTGGAACGTCTGACCGAGAGTCACCGCAGCGAAAAAACGGTGGAAGAATCGCTGTTGCGCTTTCAGGGAATGGTTTACCTGGAACGTCTGGCAGATGTGATCAAAAATACCTCGTTATGCGGATTGGGTCAAACCGCAGCCAACCCGGTATTGAGTACCCTTAAATATTTCCGGGAAGAGTACGAGTCTCACTTGTACGACCGAAAATGTCCGGCCGGCAGCTGCCGTCAATTGCTGACCTATAGAATTGATACCGACAAATGTACCGGCTGTACGTTGTGCGCGCGCAAATGTCCGGAAAACGCAATACTCGGAGAGCGCAAAAAAGCTCATTATATCATTGATGAGAAATGTATCCGTTGCGACCAATGCCGCGCCAATTGCAAGTTTGATGCTATAGTCGTGGAATAA
- a CDS encoding [Fe-Fe] hydrogenase large subunit C-terminal domain-containing protein — translation MAVVWTIEEKCRRCYSCVRECPAKAIKVEHGQAKVIENRCLGCGHCVNVCSQGAKEVLNGTREVMHYLKSDSVIAMLAPSFPAVYPDLDTQQLVGALRACGFDKVVEVAFGADLVNKAYLHLLKAPDDPDIETMLPVIASSCPAIFSYVQKYIPELVPHIARIVSPMVAMGRAVNYLYGQDKRVVFIGPCTAKKVEIQDEQVSDSVDMVLTFAELNDLFQYYQIDFDAVAPRPLDPPHAYLGRLYPVSGGFLRSAGLPTDLMNDDIVLTEGKNRVLNLLDLVKKKEIDAKLIDVLFCEGCISGPFSNKSENYFDSKRNIVRYTENRRNQADYPAWRETIEDCLSHVNLYRSFKAESVNNPEPTEEEISEILARIDKHEKSDELNCGACGYSSCREHAVAVYQGLAEADMCLPFLIDKMEHMKNKLQASLDKLATTQEQLIQHEKLASIGQLAAGVAHEVNNPLGSILLYAHLVKQRMDQAEDDAKDLSFIIEEAKRCQNIVSGLLDFSRQGQLTLKQNHVPDIILKMIEVVKEQPEFKHVRIHTEFADDLPEIYVDEDQLYQVFLNITMNAAEAMPEGGDLTIKAFLDDDTNKMRITFTDTGVGISKDNQSKVFTPFFTTKQIGKGTGLGLAIAYGILKMHKGNIRVKSEVDKGSTFIVDIPLASNQTITKKEQDD, via the coding sequence ATGGCTGTTGTCTGGACCATAGAAGAAAAATGCCGGCGCTGCTATTCCTGCGTCCGGGAATGTCCGGCCAAGGCGATCAAGGTTGAACACGGTCAGGCCAAAGTGATCGAGAACCGATGCCTGGGATGCGGACATTGTGTAAATGTGTGCTCTCAGGGTGCCAAAGAAGTGCTGAACGGCACCCGGGAGGTCATGCATTACCTAAAATCGGACAGCGTGATTGCCATGCTGGCGCCGTCGTTTCCGGCTGTTTATCCGGATCTGGATACCCAACAGCTCGTCGGCGCCCTGCGCGCCTGCGGGTTTGATAAAGTCGTTGAAGTGGCATTCGGCGCGGATCTGGTCAACAAGGCGTATTTGCATCTGCTAAAAGCCCCTGATGATCCGGATATCGAAACAATGCTGCCGGTGATTGCATCGTCGTGTCCGGCGATTTTTTCCTATGTTCAGAAATATATACCGGAGCTGGTACCGCATATTGCCCGCATTGTATCGCCGATGGTGGCCATGGGACGCGCAGTGAATTATTTATATGGTCAGGACAAACGGGTGGTTTTCATCGGACCCTGCACGGCTAAAAAAGTTGAAATACAGGATGAACAGGTCAGTGATTCCGTGGATATGGTGCTGACCTTTGCCGAGCTGAACGATCTGTTTCAGTATTATCAAATTGATTTTGATGCTGTTGCCCCCCGGCCTCTGGATCCGCCGCATGCGTATCTGGGACGCCTGTATCCGGTGTCAGGCGGTTTTCTGCGCAGCGCCGGACTGCCTACGGATCTGATGAATGATGATATTGTGTTAACCGAGGGCAAAAACCGGGTTCTCAATTTGCTGGATCTGGTGAAGAAAAAGGAAATCGACGCCAAGCTTATTGATGTGCTGTTTTGTGAAGGCTGTATCAGCGGTCCGTTTTCCAATAAAAGTGAAAATTATTTTGACAGCAAGCGCAACATTGTGCGCTATACCGAGAACCGGCGCAACCAGGCCGATTATCCGGCCTGGCGGGAAACAATCGAAGACTGTTTGTCCCACGTAAATCTATATCGTTCTTTTAAAGCAGAATCGGTCAATAACCCCGAGCCGACGGAAGAAGAGATTTCTGAAATTCTGGCGCGCATTGATAAACATGAAAAATCCGACGAGCTGAACTGCGGCGCCTGCGGCTATTCTTCATGCCGCGAACACGCGGTTGCGGTTTATCAGGGACTGGCCGAAGCGGATATGTGTCTGCCATTTCTTATCGACAAGATGGAACATATGAAAAATAAACTGCAGGCCTCTCTGGACAAGCTTGCGACCACGCAGGAGCAGTTGATTCAACATGAAAAACTGGCGTCAATCGGACAGCTGGCGGCCGGAGTCGCGCATGAAGTCAATAATCCGCTCGGTTCAATCCTGCTGTACGCGCATCTGGTCAAACAGCGAATGGATCAGGCTGAGGACGATGCAAAAGATCTGAGCTTTATTATCGAGGAAGCCAAACGCTGTCAGAACATTGTATCCGGTCTGCTTGATTTTTCACGACAGGGACAGCTTACACTCAAACAGAATCATGTACCGGATATTATTTTGAAAATGATTGAGGTGGTCAAAGAACAGCCCGAGTTTAAGCATGTCCGAATTCATACGGAATTTGCTGATGATCTGCCCGAGATTTATGTTGATGAGGATCAGCTGTATCAGGTGTTTTTGAATATCACCATGAATGCGGCTGAAGCTATGCCGGAGGGAGGAGACCTGACCATCAAGGCATTTTTGGATGATGACACCAACAAGATGCGCATCACATTCACGGACACCGGTGTTGGAATCTCCAAAGACAATCAGAGCAAGGTGTTTACCCCCTTTTTCACCACAAAACAGATCGGCAAGGGAACCGGCCTGGGTCTGGCGATCGCCTATGGTATATTAAAAATGCATAAAGGCAATATTCGTGTTAAAAGCGAGGTTGATAAAGGATCTACCTTTATTGTTGATATTCCCCTCGCTTCTAATCAAACCATAACCAAAAAGGAGCAAGATGACTAA
- a CDS encoding response regulator → MTNHILLIDDDVDFVEMNKTFLETKGYTVDTAYNGTEGVERVKESAPNLIVLDVMMDQVGEGFEVARTLKQDEQYKHIPIIMLTSVNKEHGFDLTVGADEQWNPVDCFLEKPLSPQDLLAKVREFLSE, encoded by the coding sequence ATGACTAACCATATTTTACTGATCGATGACGACGTCGATTTTGTGGAAATGAATAAAACCTTTTTGGAAACCAAAGGGTATACGGTAGATACCGCATACAATGGAACCGAAGGGGTGGAGCGCGTCAAAGAATCCGCGCCGAACTTGATCGTTCTGGATGTTATGATGGATCAGGTGGGGGAAGGATTTGAAGTGGCGCGGACTCTGAAACAGGATGAACAGTATAAACACATTCCCATCATCATGCTCACATCCGTAAACAAGGAACATGGATTTGATCTGACGGTGGGTGCGGACGAACAATGGAATCCTGTCGATTGCTTTTTAGAGAAACCATTGTCGCCTCAGGATTTATTAGCAAAAGTCAGAGAATTTTTGTCGGAATAA
- a CDS encoding response regulator, with protein sequence MNDKVLLVDDDVDLIEQYTPVLEQAGYQVKGAYDSKEGLEAFEAFKPDVVFVDLAMEQFDSGFVLCQKLKKTQKGADTPVIIMTSAGHETGIRFSTDTAEEKKWIRADDYLEKPVAPRDLVQYLNEKIFK encoded by the coding sequence ATGAACGATAAAGTACTTTTGGTAGATGATGATGTCGATCTGATTGAACAATATACACCGGTTCTGGAGCAGGCCGGTTATCAGGTAAAAGGCGCCTATGACAGCAAAGAAGGCCTGGAGGCATTTGAAGCATTTAAACCGGATGTGGTTTTTGTTGATCTGGCCATGGAGCAGTTTGATTCCGGGTTTGTGCTTTGCCAAAAGCTGAAAAAAACGCAAAAAGGTGCAGACACGCCGGTGATTATCATGACCTCAGCCGGTCACGAAACCGGTATTCGCTTTTCCACGGATACGGCGGAGGAGAAAAAATGGATCCGCGCGGATGATTATCTGGAAAAACCGGTTGCGCCCCGCGATCTGGTGCAATATCTGAATGAAAAAATCTTTAAATGA
- a CDS encoding response regulator, producing the protein MKIKNADILVVDDERGMREGIQRLLGLKGLNVDTAESGSEGIEKGISKEYDLYFIDLKIPDIEGTQVLREIKLAYPEAICVILTAYASIETAIETTQLGAYQYIPKPFDPEELQNLVNRALEKRWYVLEARQLREEREKRLLELQHEQSRVRSIVNALDDGVVVINVDGQVVFHNSSFLKMLNVPNDFQTGEQVWDIVPGELHDQIKEVMAQQDDFRAIKQEITIKPPAELVLMANTTPIVDTDHELIGVVSVLRDISELKKLDILKSQFVNMAAHELKAPLAAVQGYLDLIIDRSLGDNLDSYQTYLERSHDRLEALISMINDLLNISRMEAGKVRREIEQVDLAGLLKDKIELFTKEIKQKNLQLDIRLQKDFMVKCDREEIERVFNNLISNAVKYNKENGTISIKAGKDGHYAKVSVSDTGIGLQPDEKDRLFEEFYRAKNKFTRKITGTGLGLSIVKRIIDANAGKIIVESEFEKGTTFTVFLPLETEY; encoded by the coding sequence ATGAAAATTAAAAACGCCGACATATTGGTTGTGGATGATGAACGCGGTATGCGGGAAGGGATTCAGAGACTGCTGGGCCTGAAAGGCCTGAATGTGGATACGGCCGAGAGTGGCAGTGAAGGGATTGAAAAAGGCATTTCAAAAGAATATGACCTGTATTTCATTGATCTGAAAATTCCGGATATTGAAGGCACCCAGGTGCTGCGTGAGATCAAGCTGGCCTATCCTGAAGCGATTTGTGTGATCCTGACCGCTTATGCGTCCATTGAAACCGCCATTGAAACCACTCAGCTCGGCGCTTATCAATATATTCCCAAACCGTTTGATCCGGAAGAGCTGCAGAATCTGGTCAACCGGGCGCTCGAAAAACGCTGGTACGTGCTGGAAGCGCGTCAGCTGCGTGAAGAGCGCGAAAAACGTCTTTTGGAACTGCAGCATGAACAATCGCGGGTCCGCAGTATCGTCAATGCTTTGGATGACGGGGTGGTGGTGATCAATGTGGACGGCCAGGTGGTGTTTCACAACTCGAGTTTTTTAAAGATGCTCAATGTGCCCAATGATTTTCAGACCGGTGAACAGGTTTGGGATATTGTGCCGGGAGAACTGCATGACCAGATCAAGGAGGTCATGGCGCAGCAGGATGATTTTCGCGCCATCAAACAGGAAATCACCATCAAACCGCCGGCTGAACTGGTGCTGATGGCCAACACGACGCCCATTGTTGATACGGATCATGAACTCATCGGTGTGGTATCGGTTTTACGCGATATTTCGGAACTCAAAAAACTGGACATTTTGAAATCCCAGTTTGTGAATATGGCAGCCCATGAACTCAAGGCGCCCCTGGCTGCCGTTCAGGGATACCTTGATTTGATCATTGATCGTTCCCTCGGAGACAATCTTGACAGCTATCAGACCTACCTGGAGCGCTCCCACGACCGCCTCGAAGCTCTTATTTCCATGATCAATGATCTTTTGAATATTTCCAGAATGGAAGCCGGCAAAGTCAGACGTGAAATTGAACAAGTCGATCTGGCCGGTTTGCTTAAAGATAAAATTGAACTGTTTACAAAAGAAATAAAGCAGAAAAATTTACAACTTGATATTCGTCTGCAGAAAGATTTCATGGTGAAATGCGATCGCGAAGAAATAGAACGCGTTTTTAACAATCTGATCAGCAATGCCGTCAAATATAATAAAGAAAACGGTACAATATCGATCAAAGCAGGTAAAGACGGACACTATGCCAAAGTCAGTGTCAGTGATACCGGAATCGGTTTGCAGCCTGATGAAAAGGACCGGCTGTTTGAAGAATTTTATCGGGCTAAAAACAAGTTTACACGAAAAATCACCGGTACCGGACTGGGTTTGTCTATTGTCAAACGTATTATAGACGCCAACGCCGGAAAAATCATTGTCGAAAGTGAATTTGAAAAAGGAACAACCTTTACCGTCTTTTTGCCACTGGAAACTGAATACTAG
- a CDS encoding DRTGG domain-containing protein: MKLSEIAQALGLDIISGESNLDKQVEYGYLSDILSDVMSRAPKAAIWITNQTHENILALVFFKGLAGVILPENMSLEEASIKKAEEKNIPVFRSNLTAFDIAGRLYELGIRGQ, encoded by the coding sequence ATGAAGCTGTCAGAGATTGCTCAGGCTCTCGGTCTGGACATAATCAGCGGTGAATCGAATCTGGACAAACAAGTGGAATATGGCTATTTGTCTGATATTCTCAGTGATGTGATGTCCAGGGCGCCTAAAGCAGCGATCTGGATCACCAATCAAACCCATGAAAATATCCTGGCCCTGGTCTTCTTCAAGGGACTGGCCGGGGTGATCCTGCCGGAAAACATGTCTCTGGAAGAGGCGTCGATTAAAAAAGCGGAAGAGAAAAATATACCGGTGTTTCGAAGCAATTTGACGGCATTCGATATCGCCGGTCGATTGTACGAGCTGGGTATACGAGGTCAATAA
- a CDS encoding PHP domain-containing protein gives MLSWYKADLHIHTVLSACAELSMGPKDIVRKSLEQGLDIIAITDHNSAENITAVIKAAESTDLLVLPGMEVYSRDEAHIVCLFETLGDVLAFQRIIYAAVAEGKYDSSMFGEQILCDANENVLGESDRLLSLPVNLNLDQIADYIAEFNGIMIPAHVDRRSHSILRVLSFMPNNLPIYAMEIAHSYEKACKSFSILKNGKYSVIRSSDAHDIDQIGQKFTYFKLKEKSFSEIRKALRQVDGRMASLDKVN, from the coding sequence ATGCTCAGTTGGTACAAAGCGGATTTGCATATCCATACGGTGCTTTCGGCCTGTGCTGAACTCAGCATGGGACCGAAAGATATTGTCCGTAAGAGCCTTGAACAGGGACTGGATATCATCGCGATCACCGATCATAATTCCGCTGAAAATATCACGGCCGTCATCAAAGCCGCGGAATCGACCGATTTGCTGGTGCTTCCCGGTATGGAAGTGTACAGCCGCGACGAGGCGCATATTGTCTGTCTGTTTGAAACCCTGGGTGATGTGCTTGCGTTTCAGCGTATCATCTATGCGGCAGTGGCTGAAGGCAAATATGATTCAAGTATGTTCGGCGAGCAGATTCTTTGTGATGCGAATGAAAATGTACTCGGTGAAAGCGATCGGCTTTTATCGCTGCCGGTGAATCTGAATCTGGATCAGATTGCGGATTATATTGCAGAGTTTAACGGCATTATGATTCCGGCGCATGTGGACCGGCGGTCTCACAGCATCTTGCGGGTGCTGAGTTTTATGCCGAATAATCTTCCGATTTACGCAATGGAGATCGCGCATTCGTATGAAAAGGCGTGCAAATCTTTCAGTATATTAAAGAACGGCAAGTATTCGGTGATCCGCTCTTCGGATGCGCATGATATTGATCAGATTGGCCAAAAGTTTACGTATTTCAAGCTAAAAGAAAAGTCGTTCAGCGAGATACGCAAGGCCCTGCGTCAGGTGGACGGACGAATGGCATCACTGGACAAGGTGAACTGA
- a CDS encoding ATP-binding protein — translation MRELSLNILDIITNSIEAEANRVILHIDEDKVENRLTFRIRDNGRGMSQEFVRQVMDPFVTSRTTRPVGMGLSLLHQLARQARGDLDIRSELGQGTEVSTYLRLHCLNRPPLGDVGGTIVNLVISNLDVHFMYIHTTDYGRLWFDSYWILARAAEQDKTLYDMIHPSLEHIKSRLKDINSKA, via the coding sequence ATGCGCGAACTGTCGCTGAACATACTGGATATCATCACCAATTCCATCGAAGCGGAGGCAAACCGTGTGATTCTGCATATTGATGAAGACAAGGTGGAAAATCGTCTGACTTTTCGGATTCGGGACAACGGCCGCGGCATGAGTCAGGAATTTGTCCGGCAGGTGATGGATCCGTTTGTCACATCGCGCACCACGCGTCCGGTGGGCATGGGCCTGTCACTGTTGCACCAGCTGGCGCGGCAGGCGCGCGGAGACCTTGATATTCGATCAGAACTCGGTCAGGGTACGGAGGTCAGTACCTATTTGCGACTGCATTGCCTCAATCGACCGCCTCTGGGTGATGTGGGCGGGACGATTGTCAATCTGGTGATCAGCAATCTGGATGTGCATTTTATGTACATCCACACAACAGACTATGGACGGCTCTGGTTTGATTCTTACTGGATACTGGCGCGGGCGGCGGAACAGGATAAAACGCTTTACGATATGATTCATCCGTCTTTGGAACATATCAAAAGCCGGTTGAAAGACATTAATTCGAAAGCATAA
- a CDS encoding (2Fe-2S) ferredoxin domain-containing protein, which yields MKTLADLRAVKEQAKKEMAAREKTAKYRVCVGMGTCGIAAGARDVMSALLDEISKRGVEDAVVTQTGCQGYCDQEPLVQVTQPDKTVISYGKVTPQSARDIVAQHIIEGNVLSDLVFKQD from the coding sequence GTGAAAACACTTGCAGATCTTCGCGCGGTCAAAGAACAAGCCAAAAAAGAAATGGCCGCTCGTGAAAAAACAGCAAAGTACCGTGTCTGTGTCGGCATGGGCACATGCGGTATTGCAGCAGGCGCCCGGGATGTGATGAGCGCGCTGCTGGACGAAATCAGTAAACGAGGTGTTGAAGACGCGGTGGTCACGCAGACGGGCTGCCAGGGATACTGTGATCAGGAACCGCTGGTACAGGTGACTCAGCCGGATAAAACTGTCATTTCCTACGGCAAAGTGACGCCCCAGAGCGCCCGTGATATTGTGGCGCAGCATATCATAGAGGGTAACGTGCTCTCTGATCTGGTGTTTAAACAGGATTAA
- the nuoE gene encoding NADH-quinone oxidoreductase subunit NuoE, with the protein MQNLDRVDAIVKNYNDMKTPLIYILKDVQKEYGFLSEDILTRVAQRTDIPLSNIYGVATFYSLFTTEEKGKYIVRCCNNAPCHVKGSKDVLDAIQNYLGVQVNETSLDKTFTLEFTSCLGLCAVAPVMMINDEVYGNLTPEKAVSILKDYKMKGLSNA; encoded by the coding sequence ATGCAGAACTTGGATCGAGTGGATGCGATCGTGAAAAATTATAACGATATGAAAACACCACTCATTTACATTCTCAAGGATGTTCAGAAAGAATACGGATTTCTCTCTGAGGATATTCTGACGCGGGTCGCACAGAGAACCGATATCCCTCTGAGCAATATCTATGGTGTTGCGACATTTTACAGTCTCTTCACCACAGAAGAAAAGGGCAAATATATCGTTCGCTGCTGCAACAATGCCCCCTGTCATGTCAAAGGTTCAAAAGATGTTCTGGATGCAATCCAGAATTATCTCGGTGTGCAGGTCAATGAGACCTCACTGGACAAGACATTTACTCTGGAATTTACCAGCTGTCTCGGATTGTGTGCGGTTGCTCCCGTCATGATGATCAATGACGAGGTATATGGTAATCTGACTCCGGAAAAAGCAGTGTCAATTTTGAAAGATTATAAAATGAAAGGGCTGTCGAATGCATAG
- a CDS encoding NADH-ubiquinone oxidoreductase-F iron-sulfur binding region domain-containing protein, which yields MKGAFCGLGQAAPIPVLGCLNHFRKDFLAVVQTAASEIEAA from the coding sequence ATGAAAGGCGCGTTCTGCGGCCTGGGTCAGGCCGCTCCCATTCCCGTGCTGGGATGTCTGAACCATTTCAGGAAAGATTTTCTGGCGGTTGTCCAAACCGCAGCGTCTGAAATTGAAGCTGCCTGA